A region of Piscinibacter gummiphilus DNA encodes the following proteins:
- a CDS encoding response regulator has protein sequence MRFLLVEDHPIMRLGERQLILNAWPDAVVAEGATLAEGLARLAETGPFDAIVMDLALPDTTGTDGVTTMLRAAPGTPMLVLSFNAESAYAARLLQLGVAGYLPKDRAGDELVEALLRLVQGRRYVTASMADHLVDLLGGRASHSLPHQTLSEQEYRVMLAIASGQAPAQTASTMGVSVKTIGTYRTRLLNKMKVRTNVELAKYCLQHGLTDEV, from the coding sequence ATGAGATTCCTGCTGGTCGAAGACCACCCCATCATGCGGCTCGGCGAGCGGCAGCTGATCCTCAACGCCTGGCCCGACGCGGTCGTCGCCGAGGGCGCCACGCTCGCCGAGGGGCTGGCCCGGCTGGCCGAGACCGGCCCGTTCGACGCCATCGTGATGGACCTCGCCCTGCCCGACACCACCGGCACCGACGGCGTGACCACGATGCTGCGCGCCGCGCCCGGCACGCCGATGCTGGTGCTCAGTTTCAACGCCGAATCCGCCTACGCCGCTCGGCTGCTGCAGCTGGGCGTGGCCGGCTACCTGCCGAAGGACCGGGCCGGCGACGAGCTGGTGGAGGCCCTGCTGCGCCTGGTGCAGGGCCGCCGCTACGTCACCGCGTCGATGGCGGACCACCTCGTCGACCTGCTGGGTGGCCGGGCCAGCCACAGCCTGCCGCACCAGACGCTGTCCGAGCAGGAGTACCGCGTGATGCTGGCCATCGCCTCGGGCCAGGCCCCGGCCCAGACGGCCTCGACGATGGGGGTGTCCGTGAAGACGATCGGCACGTACCGCACCCGGCTGCTCAACAAGATGAAGGTCCGCACCAACGTCGAACTCGCGAAGTACTGCCTGCAGCACGGCCTGACCGACGAGGTGTGA
- a CDS encoding DUF11 domain-containing protein gives MNKVWVTALITFLMGLFGSTADAAGAPDVVLAAYRVVALPAPVDGRPAERLQPLGDVRPGDTVEYEAVYRNPTAAPARDVKLTLPVPAGGLQYLATTATPAATSASLDGRTFEPLPLVRTVTLPDGRTARREVPASEYRFLRWNLGDLPAGSTRTVRARMQLPAVAR, from the coding sequence ATGAACAAGGTTTGGGTCACGGCCCTGATCACCTTCCTGATGGGCCTCTTCGGCTCGACCGCCGACGCGGCCGGCGCACCCGACGTGGTGCTGGCCGCGTACCGCGTCGTGGCGCTGCCCGCCCCGGTCGACGGCAGGCCCGCCGAACGGCTGCAGCCGCTCGGTGACGTGCGCCCCGGCGACACCGTCGAGTACGAGGCCGTCTACCGCAACCCGACCGCCGCCCCCGCACGCGACGTGAAGCTCACGCTGCCGGTGCCCGCCGGCGGCCTGCAGTACCTGGCCACCACCGCCACGCCGGCCGCCACCAGCGCCAGCCTCGACGGCCGCACCTTCGAACCCCTGCCCCTCGTGCGCACCGTGACGCTGCCGGACGGCCGCACGGCGCGCCGCGAGGTGCCCGCTTCCGAGTACCGCTTCCTGCGCTGGAACCTCGGCGACCTGCCCGCGGGCAGCACCCGCACCGTGCGCGCGCGCATGCAACTGCCCGCCGTCGCCCGCTGA
- a CDS encoding GGDEF domain-containing protein gives MQAATATAPGDRQDVAARQATFTKHALRNVRIISYSYLIDGAMLGLFAFLGTVHWVPVAAYTLMGLMIGTFWTVVFQNGWSLGFKDPHLPMTLSLTHQVLQLVGMLLMPQLSFVFLLVLFIVFTSLAMRVALRQAVTACVTVCLGAGIVLWGVPGPMRIPDANIAEQVVSWAFISLTLWQCIWIGSFNGAMTALLKKRSRELAALTRKVQHLAQHDELTGLINRRTLMTVLADEQRRSDRTGKSLVVALLDLDHFKAINDTLGHPAGDRTLKRFASTVQQLARNTDRFGRYGGEEFLAVLTGTTVADAHIPIERFRAALAAQGWDEIAPGLEVHFSCGLAQYRSGESTEDLLKRADDALYQAKRDGRRCTRVG, from the coding sequence ATGCAGGCCGCAACTGCCACCGCGCCGGGTGATCGCCAGGACGTGGCCGCGCGCCAGGCCACGTTCACGAAACACGCGCTGCGCAACGTGCGCATCATCTCGTACAGCTACCTGATCGACGGGGCGATGCTGGGCCTCTTCGCGTTCCTCGGCACGGTGCACTGGGTGCCCGTCGCGGCTTACACGCTGATGGGGCTGATGATCGGGACCTTCTGGACCGTGGTGTTCCAGAACGGCTGGTCGCTCGGATTCAAGGACCCCCACCTGCCGATGACCCTGTCGCTGACGCACCAGGTGCTGCAGCTGGTGGGCATGCTGCTGATGCCGCAGCTGAGTTTCGTCTTCCTGCTCGTGCTGTTCATCGTCTTCACGTCGCTCGCGATGCGCGTGGCGCTGCGCCAGGCCGTGACCGCGTGCGTGACCGTCTGCCTGGGTGCGGGCATCGTGCTGTGGGGGGTGCCGGGGCCCATGCGCATCCCGGACGCCAACATCGCCGAGCAGGTGGTGTCGTGGGCCTTCATCTCGCTGACGCTGTGGCAGTGCATCTGGATCGGCTCGTTCAACGGCGCGATGACGGCGCTGCTGAAGAAGCGCAGCCGCGAGCTGGCCGCGCTCACCCGCAAGGTGCAGCACCTGGCGCAGCACGACGAGCTCACCGGCCTCATCAACCGCCGCACGCTGATGACCGTGCTCGCCGACGAGCAGCGCCGCAGCGACCGCACCGGCAAGTCCCTCGTCGTGGCCCTGCTGGACCTGGACCATTTCAAGGCCATCAACGACACGCTGGGCCACCCGGCCGGCGACCGCACGCTCAAGCGCTTCGCCTCCACCGTGCAGCAGCTGGCCCGCAACACCGACCGGTTCGGCCGCTATGGCGGCGAGGAGTTCCTCGCCGTGCTGACCGGCACCACTGTGGCCGACGCCCACATCCCCATCGAGCGCTTCCGCGCGGCGCTGGCCGCGCAGGGCTGGGACGAGATCGCACCCGGCCTCGAGGTGCACTTTTCGTGCGGCCTCGCCCAGTACCGTTCCGGCGAGTCGACCGAGGACCTGCTCAAGCGCGCGGACGACGCGCTGTACCAGGCCAAGCGCGACGGGCGCCGCTGCACGCGCGTGGGCTGA
- a CDS encoding flavodoxin family protein, which translates to MTPVRTGQAPDPLTREAFGERYRRRFTDPAFDPEREAIARLEAIAWDAYQEGRKAPHTRKAGPEFADPSYDLSVEWLDTRDRLRAAQARWHDPAAPSRVLLVNGSARNDGTCPGEISKTWRLTRAVRDTLASDGIETDVLDLSLVTSEFGRQIHPCKGCVATAMPLCHWPCSCYPNHALGQADDWMAEIYERWVAAHGVILLAPTYWYQSPGQLKQMIDRLVCADGGNPDPTTTHGKKPEEAKQLELAGWGYPKHLAGRVYGVVVHGDVAGIEGHRRNLTDWLDWMGLVDAGDKARLDRYVGYYGPYATSHESLDQDTAFLAEVHNAARAVALAVRELREHQLSDPGAQLADPRPK; encoded by the coding sequence ATGACCCCCGTCCGCACCGGCCAGGCCCCCGATCCGCTGACCCGCGAGGCCTTCGGCGAGCGCTACCGTCGCCGGTTCACCGACCCGGCCTTCGACCCCGAACGCGAGGCCATCGCCCGCCTGGAGGCCATCGCCTGGGACGCCTACCAGGAGGGCCGCAAGGCCCCCCACACCCGCAAGGCCGGCCCGGAGTTCGCCGATCCCTCGTACGACCTGTCGGTCGAATGGCTCGACACCCGCGACCGACTGCGTGCCGCCCAGGCCCGCTGGCACGACCCCGCGGCGCCGTCCCGCGTGCTGCTGGTCAACGGCAGCGCCCGCAACGACGGCACCTGCCCGGGCGAGATTTCCAAGACCTGGCGCCTGACCCGGGCCGTGCGGGACACGCTGGCGTCCGACGGCATCGAGACCGACGTGCTCGACCTGAGCCTCGTCACCTCCGAATTCGGCCGCCAGATCCACCCCTGCAAGGGCTGCGTCGCGACCGCCATGCCACTGTGCCACTGGCCGTGCAGCTGCTACCCCAACCACGCGCTGGGCCAGGCGGATGACTGGATGGCCGAGATCTACGAGCGCTGGGTGGCGGCCCACGGCGTGATCCTGCTGGCGCCCACGTACTGGTACCAGTCGCCAGGACAGCTCAAGCAGATGATCGACCGCCTCGTCTGCGCCGATGGCGGCAACCCCGACCCCACCACCACCCACGGGAAAAAGCCCGAAGAGGCCAAGCAGCTCGAGCTGGCCGGCTGGGGCTACCCGAAACACCTGGCCGGCCGGGTCTACGGCGTGGTGGTGCACGGCGACGTGGCCGGCATCGAGGGCCACCGCCGCAACCTCACCGACTGGCTCGACTGGATGGGCCTCGTGGACGCGGGCGACAAGGCCCGCCTCGACCGCTACGTGGGCTACTACGGGCCCTACGCCACGAGCCACGAATCGCTCGACCAGGACACCGCCTTCCTCGCGGAAGTGCACAACGCCGCCAGGGCTGTCGCCCTCGCGGTGCGCGAATTGCGCGAACATCAGCTTTCCGATCCGGGTGCGCAGCTCGCGGACCCGCGGCCCAAGTGA
- a CDS encoding OsmC family protein, producing MTEKTATVHWEGPGKKGQGQISTETAALKAYPYGFGSRFGDDRTGSNPEELLGAAHAACFTMAFSFACEKAGFATVSVDTRASVRLAQQGDGFLIDRIALTLSAKVPGLDEAQFQQLAAGAKQNCPLSKALASVPNITLSATLLD from the coding sequence ATGACCGAAAAGACCGCCACCGTCCACTGGGAGGGCCCTGGCAAGAAGGGGCAAGGCCAGATCAGCACCGAAACCGCGGCGCTGAAGGCCTATCCCTATGGCTTCGGCAGCCGCTTCGGCGACGACCGCACCGGATCGAACCCGGAGGAACTGCTGGGGGCCGCCCATGCCGCCTGCTTCACGATGGCGTTCTCGTTCGCCTGCGAAAAGGCGGGTTTCGCCACCGTCTCGGTGGACACGCGGGCCAGCGTGCGCCTGGCCCAGCAGGGCGACGGCTTCCTGATCGACCGCATCGCCCTCACGCTGTCGGCCAAGGTGCCCGGCCTCGACGAGGCGCAGTTCCAGCAGCTGGCCGCCGGCGCCAAGCAGAACTGCCCGCTGTCCAAGGCCCTGGCCTCGGTCCCCAACATCACGCTGTCGGCCACCCTGCTCGACTGA
- a CDS encoding beta strand repeat-containing protein — translation MLNFRIPSLLLAVVLVAASAALPALAAAPAGSQIGNQASATYADGAAVTRTVTSNTVITTVQQVASLSFTANGTKTVSAGGQVYYPHTITNTGNGPDTFTLAATPQASTFSFATFVYYADANGDGVPDNAVPITTTGQLAAGQVFHLVAAGVVPPTAVAGNTNTMLLTATSGFAGATNATVTDVTTVTGQAVVHTTQSIDLAAGPSPSTSSRTITITYTNTGNTTATNVVLTDLIPSGMTYVANSGRWSVTGAGTQLSDADSTDNQSGIVYDQGVTVANRVTAKIASVAPGASGTVSFKVNVNGSLPAGANAATLVTGTFAYHDGAAPVTASAVNPVQYTVLGAAAVSLTGGAAVPTATQGGTVVFTNTVTNLGNTTDSFDLTTSGSTFPAGTTFQFFQADGVTPLVDTNGNGTPDSGPLAAGASVNVVIRATLPPGASGSAGYAVQSNARSKLDATQVATAANTLTAISGNTLDLTNDTAGPGALGYGPGAEALPVATLPVQPGATVRFTLVTANGAGSPDTFGLQASTDVNFASQTLPAGWTVVFRDAGNAVIDNTGVVGASSQKTVYADVTVPAGAAAGTTQLYFRALSAATGVSDKLHDAVTVGTVRALTLSPNHSGQVVAAGTVVYVHTMTNAGNVLEGDGVASTGALAAVDAGPGFSSVVYWDRNNDGTLDPTDPVVTSLAALTGGTNGASTAAGLEPGETARLFVKVTAPASAVPSTSNVTTLTATLTGTIGGIAAPAATAVTDSTNVIASQVTLVKTQALDAGCDGTADTAYAVSAILSGAAPGGCIRYEITATNVGPVTVTGLVLNDATPAWTVYSATVPAAVTSGSVTAPANGAAGSVQATVGSLAPGASVVLRFGVRITP, via the coding sequence ATGCTGAACTTCCGCATTCCTTCCCTGCTGCTGGCCGTGGTGCTGGTGGCCGCGTCCGCCGCGCTTCCGGCCCTCGCCGCCGCCCCGGCCGGATCGCAGATCGGCAACCAGGCGTCGGCCACCTACGCCGACGGCGCCGCGGTCACCCGCACCGTCACGTCGAACACCGTGATCACCACGGTGCAGCAGGTCGCGAGCCTGAGCTTCACCGCCAACGGCACGAAGACCGTCTCGGCCGGCGGCCAGGTCTACTACCCGCACACAATCACCAACACCGGCAACGGCCCCGACACGTTCACGCTCGCCGCCACCCCGCAGGCGAGCACCTTCTCGTTCGCCACGTTCGTCTACTACGCCGATGCCAACGGCGACGGCGTGCCCGACAACGCCGTGCCCATCACCACGACGGGCCAGCTCGCCGCCGGCCAGGTCTTCCACCTGGTCGCGGCCGGTGTGGTGCCGCCCACCGCGGTCGCCGGCAACACCAACACCATGCTGCTGACCGCCACGAGCGGCTTCGCCGGCGCCACGAACGCCACCGTCACCGACGTGACCACGGTGACCGGCCAGGCCGTCGTGCACACGACGCAATCGATCGACCTCGCCGCCGGTCCGTCGCCGTCGACCAGCTCGCGCACCATCACGATCACGTACACCAACACCGGCAACACCACCGCGACGAACGTCGTGCTGACCGACCTGATCCCGTCCGGCATGACGTACGTGGCCAACTCCGGCCGCTGGAGCGTGACCGGCGCGGGCACGCAGCTGAGCGACGCCGACAGCACCGACAACCAGAGCGGCATCGTCTACGACCAGGGCGTGACCGTGGCCAACCGCGTGACCGCGAAGATCGCCTCGGTGGCCCCGGGCGCGAGCGGCACGGTGTCCTTCAAGGTCAACGTGAACGGCAGCCTGCCTGCCGGCGCGAACGCCGCCACCCTGGTCACCGGCACCTTCGCGTACCACGACGGCGCCGCCCCGGTGACGGCCTCGGCCGTCAATCCCGTGCAGTACACCGTGCTGGGCGCGGCGGCCGTCTCGCTGACCGGCGGTGCCGCGGTGCCCACCGCCACGCAGGGCGGCACCGTGGTCTTCACGAACACGGTGACCAACCTCGGCAACACCACCGACAGCTTCGACCTCACCACCAGCGGCTCGACCTTCCCGGCCGGCACCACGTTCCAGTTCTTCCAGGCCGACGGCGTGACCCCGCTCGTCGACACCAACGGCAACGGCACACCCGACAGCGGCCCGCTCGCCGCCGGCGCCTCGGTCAACGTGGTGATCCGTGCGACGCTGCCGCCCGGCGCCTCCGGCAGCGCGGGCTACGCAGTGCAGTCCAACGCGCGCTCGAAGCTCGATGCCACGCAAGTCGCCACGGCCGCCAACACGCTCACCGCCATCTCGGGCAACACGCTCGACCTGACGAACGACACCGCCGGCCCCGGCGCGCTCGGCTACGGCCCCGGCGCCGAGGCGCTGCCGGTCGCCACGCTGCCCGTGCAGCCCGGCGCCACGGTGCGCTTCACGCTCGTGACCGCCAACGGCGCCGGTTCGCCCGACACCTTCGGCCTGCAGGCCAGCACCGACGTGAACTTCGCATCGCAGACCCTGCCCGCCGGCTGGACCGTGGTGTTCCGGGACGCGGGCAACGCCGTCATCGACAACACCGGCGTGGTAGGCGCCAGCAGCCAGAAGACCGTCTACGCCGACGTCACCGTGCCAGCCGGCGCCGCCGCGGGCACGACGCAGCTGTACTTCCGCGCGCTGTCGGCCGCCACCGGCGTCTCCGACAAGCTCCACGACGCCGTCACCGTGGGCACGGTCCGCGCGCTGACGCTGTCGCCGAACCACAGCGGCCAGGTCGTCGCGGCCGGCACCGTCGTGTACGTGCACACGATGACCAACGCGGGCAACGTGCTCGAAGGCGACGGGGTCGCCAGCACCGGCGCGCTCGCCGCCGTCGATGCGGGCCCGGGCTTCTCGTCGGTCGTCTACTGGGACCGCAACAACGACGGCACGCTCGACCCGACCGACCCGGTCGTCACGTCGCTCGCCGCACTCACGGGCGGCACGAACGGCGCCAGCACCGCCGCCGGCCTGGAGCCGGGCGAGACGGCCCGCCTGTTCGTCAAGGTCACCGCGCCCGCCTCGGCCGTGCCGTCGACGTCCAACGTGACGACGCTGACCGCCACGCTCACCGGCACGATCGGCGGCATCGCCGCCCCGGCCGCGACCGCGGTCACCGACAGCACGAACGTGATCGCCTCGCAGGTCACCCTGGTCAAGACGCAGGCCCTCGACGCCGGCTGCGACGGCACGGCGGACACCGCGTACGCGGTCAGCGCCATCCTGTCCGGCGCGGCGCCTGGCGGCTGCATCCGCTACGAGATCACCGCGACGAACGTGGGCCCGGTGACCGTCACCGGCCTCGTGCTGAACGACGCCACGCCCGCGTGGACCGTCTACAGCGCGACCGTGCCCGCCGCCGTGACCTCGGGTTCGGTGACCGCACCCGCCAACGGGGCCGCCGGTTCCGTGCAGGCCACGGTGGGTTCGCTGGCCCCGGGGGCAAGCGTGGTGCTGCGCTTCGGCGTGCGCATCACGCCGTGA
- a CDS encoding CHASE3 domain-containing protein, giving the protein MATSSYLARVARRFRFSALAFTLFAMAAVAYAITAYAGYRGVREMAALDDARQHESTTLLLLQRTLGTLVDLETGQRGFILSGRDEFLQPFVTARAELQRLQPSLGAYIDGSGSAPVRTMRPAIDRLIAQRVAAAEETIAHRRENDYEPRRDLVDHIKAKQLMDELRSEFATLEAYQTAVLERRRNDSEDVAAVTSTLVGALTAGGSVLMGGALWLLWRERRLRDEADAAVRVARERLEHQVTERTEALSEAMVRIQSFAGQLDHRIEEERRRLSREVHDQLGQIATVAKLVVGDLARAHPELPEEHVGQITGLLDEAIRITRRIAGELRPPMLDDLGLGAAASHHVRSVAALGKLETRVEIAGDEHLPPDRANQIFRILQEATTNVLRHAGATHLAVRGRVEGRHYRFDVEDDGVGPVDMRADASGVRNMRERAALVGGSLQFGPRPHGGTRVTVRVPLETVPR; this is encoded by the coding sequence TTGGCAACGAGCAGCTACCTCGCGCGGGTCGCCCGACGATTCCGCTTTTCCGCACTGGCCTTCACGCTTTTCGCGATGGCCGCGGTGGCCTACGCCATCACGGCCTATGCGGGATATCGCGGCGTGCGCGAGATGGCCGCGCTGGACGACGCGCGCCAGCACGAGTCCACCACCCTGCTGCTGCTCCAGCGCACCCTCGGCACCCTCGTCGACCTGGAGACCGGGCAGCGCGGCTTCATCCTCAGCGGCCGCGACGAATTCCTGCAGCCCTTCGTCACCGCCCGGGCCGAACTGCAGCGCCTGCAGCCCTCTCTGGGCGCCTACATCGACGGATCCGGGTCGGCCCCCGTGCGCACGATGCGGCCCGCCATCGACCGGCTGATCGCGCAGCGCGTGGCCGCGGCGGAGGAAACGATCGCGCACCGCCGCGAGAACGACTACGAACCGCGGCGCGACCTCGTCGACCACATCAAGGCCAAGCAGCTGATGGACGAACTGCGCAGCGAGTTCGCCACGCTCGAGGCCTACCAGACCGCGGTGCTCGAACGCCGCCGCAACGACAGCGAGGATGTGGCCGCCGTCACGTCGACGCTGGTCGGGGCCCTGACCGCCGGCGGTTCGGTGCTGATGGGGGGAGCGCTGTGGCTGCTGTGGCGCGAGCGGCGCCTGCGCGACGAGGCCGATGCCGCCGTGCGGGTCGCGCGCGAACGCCTCGAGCACCAGGTGACGGAACGCACCGAGGCGCTCAGCGAGGCCATGGTGCGCATCCAGTCGTTCGCGGGCCAGCTCGACCACCGCATCGAGGAGGAGCGCCGGCGCCTCTCGCGCGAGGTGCACGATCAGCTGGGCCAGATCGCCACGGTTGCCAAGCTGGTCGTCGGCGACCTCGCCCGCGCGCACCCCGAGCTGCCCGAGGAGCACGTGGGCCAGATCACCGGCCTGCTCGACGAGGCCATCCGCATCACCCGGCGCATCGCCGGCGAGCTGCGCCCCCCGATGCTCGACGACCTCGGCCTCGGCGCCGCCGCGTCGCACCATGTGCGCTCGGTGGCCGCGCTCGGCAAGCTCGAGACCCGGGTCGAGATCGCCGGCGACGAACACCTGCCGCCGGACCGCGCCAACCAGATCTTCCGCATCCTGCAGGAGGCCACCACCAACGTGCTGCGCCACGCGGGGGCCACGCACCTCGCCGTGCGTGGCCGGGTGGAGGGACGCCACTACCGCTTCGACGTCGAGGACGACGGCGTGGGCCCGGTGGACATGCGCGCCGACGCGAGCGGCGTGCGCAACATGCGCGAGCGGGCCGCGCTGGTCGGCGGGTCGCTGCAGTTCGGCCCGAGGCCGCACGGCGGCACCCGCGTCACGGTTCGGGTTCCCCTGGAGACGGTGCCACGATGA
- a CDS encoding response regulator produces MNIVVVEDSPVMQRVLLSQLARVPGLNVVGLASGEPEAIELIGRVRPDLVLLDLFLSPGHGLKVLEAVRRADNPVKVLVLSNEMIHEEYRQLGEKLDVLAFHDKGEGLGRLLADLHRVVAEHTLPPA; encoded by the coding sequence ATGAACATCGTCGTCGTCGAAGACTCTCCCGTGATGCAGCGCGTGCTGCTCTCCCAGCTGGCCCGCGTGCCCGGCCTGAACGTCGTCGGCCTCGCCAGCGGCGAACCCGAAGCCATCGAACTCATCGGGCGCGTGCGCCCCGACCTCGTGCTGCTCGATCTGTTCCTCTCGCCGGGCCACGGGCTCAAGGTGCTCGAGGCCGTCCGCCGCGCGGACAACCCCGTCAAGGTGCTCGTGCTCTCCAACGAGATGATCCACGAGGAGTACCGCCAGCTCGGCGAGAAACTCGACGTGCTCGCCTTCCACGACAAGGGCGAGGGCCTCGGCCGCCTGCTGGCCGACCTGCACCGCGTGGTGGCCGAACACACGCTGCCGCCGGCCTGA